CAGGGGCGTTACTGGGATTTAAGAAGGGAGGGAAAAATTCCTTAACTTCAACGTTCTGACTGCTTTAATGTTTCATTCTCAGGAAACAGGGTTACAAAGACAGATCGCACCCGCAACGCACGTGAGAGTCAGCATAACACAGGCTGTGTTCTATTGACTAGTTTTTCCTGAAGCATTTGATAATGCGAATTTAACTGCTTATGTTGCTGCCATCAACCAGATGTCTTTACGCATTCCTGAGAATCTGCTCTGAGAGGTGGTTTCAATCAACTTTAAGCTAGACTTAAACTCAAGAATTTCCGGGTTTGGCTTCTTTCTTTCTCAAGAAATACAGACTGTGTTAACATTCCTGGATTCTTTTCGGGAAGTGGAATATGACTGAGATTGAATTGGCTTTTGAAAAACTGGGTTCAGGTCCCCCCTTGATTTGCCTGCATGGCCTCTATGGCGCTGGCCGCAATTGGCGGCAAATCGCACGGGCTTTGTCCTCTGACTTTGGTATTTATTTACCTGATGCCCGCAATCATGGCAAATCACCCTGGACAGAGGCTATTTCATATCCTTTGATGGCGAAAGATCTTTTCAATTTTATGCAAAGACAGGGGCTGGAGAAACCGATCCTCTTGGGCCATTCAATGGGGGGAAAAACGGTGATGCAGTTTGCCTTTGATTACCCTCAGGAAGCAGCGGGCCTGATTATTGTCGATGTGGCTGCCAGAGCCTATGAGAGTGAATTTCATGGCCATCTGCTTCAAAGTTTATTGAGACTGAATTTACAAACCCTCAGTTCCCGACAGGAAGCAGAATTTCTGCTCGAATCTGCCGTTCCTGATCGTGGGGTGCGGCAGTTTCTGCTTTCAAGCTTGCAGCGTGAAGATACAAATTGGCGATGGAAAATGAATTTATCGGGCTTGTTGAAGGACTTGCCCAAGATCATGGGGGCTGTTCCCTTGCCAGTGCATGCTTTGAGCAAAGAGATACCCGTTCTGGTGATGGCAGGAGCGTTGTCTTCTTATATACAGGCTTCAGATCAGTTGGATTTTCAGCAGCGTTTTGAGACGTTTGAATCTATTCAGATTCCGGGCTCAGGGCATTGGCTACATGTTGAACAACCCAAGCTTTTTTTGTCTGAGTTAAAGATATTTTTGAAGCGCTGGTTTATGTGAGCAGTACTTTGATGCCCAGACCAATCAAAACCAGGCCACCCATCATTTCTGCGCGTGAGCCCAAATGTTCTCCCAGACGTTTTCCGGAATAACCCCCGATCAGGGCCATTCCCAACGAGGTAAATCCTGTCATGAGTGTGGCCATCAGTACCGGAATATGCAGGGAGGGCAGTGAGATGCCAGCTGCCAAGGCGTCAATACTGGTAGCGATCGAGAGAATAAAATAATCTCGAATTTGATTGAGTTCAGGTTCTTCCTCTGATTCTTCTTCGCGGGATTCTTTGAGCATTTTAACCCCAATGCCAACCAGCAGAAGAGCTGCGAGCCAATCGATTGCGGGGCCCATGGCCTGCATTAATAAATTACCGCCAGCCCAACCGGCGAGCAGCATGCCCCCTTGAAAAATCCCAAAAAGCAGGGCCAGACGCAGCAGATGCTTGTGTCCTGAACCATTGCGCATACCTTGTGAAAGCGAAATGGCGAAACAATCCATGGCCAGGCTCATGCCCAGAAAAAAACTTTGAATCATCTAATCATATTACTCTGAACAGCTCATGATGGTGAGACGATAGTAAGATTAAAATCTGCTTACATTAAAATTAACTAATTGTTAATCAAATGATTGCTATTTGTTAAGAATATTTTTATCACTTTCTACGATAGATGCTTTATCAAGGCGAAAAGTAGGTTTCGATCAATGGTCAATACAGTTTCAAGCTCAAGTTATGTCGTTTCCCCCTATCATTATCCTGTTGCGACTTCTGCAACCGTTGCCTCTGCGCCTACTTCTGCAACGGTCAACCCCTATGGTGCTGATAGCTATACTTCCAGTAATTCGGGCTCTGCCCAATTGGATCCAAACCAGCAGGCGGGTACCATGAAACGCATGATGAATGGAATTGGCAATGCCTTTGGCCGTATGGCAGATTGGGTGGGATTGGGCACGATCTCACACTATGCCAAACAAAACTTTGAGCTATATGATGCAGATCGTTCCAACAGTTTGAATGCACAAGAGTTTTCAGCCGTTAGCTCTTTGATTGCGAAAAGTTTTCAGGAAGTAGACAGCAATGCCAACCAGCAGGTCAGCTTGGGTGAATTTAAGCGCATTGTCGGCGATCTGGTAGATGCAAATTTCAAAGCCTTGGATACCAGTCAAGACGGTTTTATAAACTTTAACGAAGCCTATGCCGGAGGCTATGTGGCAACCCAAGGCAATCAGAATACCTTTGCCAGCCACGATATCAACCAGGATGGTTTGCTTTCACGCAATGAATTTGCGGGATTGCTCAATGATATGAAGTTGAAGCATTTCTAAACAGAATATTTTATAAAAAGGGCCTCTTTTGAGGTCTTTTTTATTGGGAATTTTTCAGTCTGTTCAGAATAGGCCCAATACGTATAGTCTCAGACCCATGTTTATGCGAGCAAGACTCTCAGCCAGGGAATGCCAAAGTGGAGATTTGGCTGGCTTGAATTGCCTTCGCAATTCCGACCTTGCGTTTATTTTTTGAAGGACTTGCCAGCTTCTTGCGTGTTTGAGACCCGCTGGGCACTGATTTGAGCGCGGGTCATGAGTGGAAACAAACTGAGCAAGAGATAGGATTTTTGCATATTGAGCTACCTTTGGATGTGATTTCTCAATTGAAGCAGACAAAAAAATTAAAATCTGGTTCCCTGCTCACAGGAAACCAGATGCTTAGAAATTAAAATGAATCGATCAAGCCATTTTTGCGTAGCCAATCCTCGTTAAAGGCTTTGGAAATATAACCCCTGCCATTATCTGGTAGGATAATGACCATCACTGCATTTTCGTCCAATTGATGTTTCTCGGCATAACGCAAAGCGCCGACCACCGCTGAACCGCAGGAAATACCTACGAAAAGGCCTTCTTCCTGAGCCAGTCTGCGGGTCATATCATAGGATTCCCTGTCATAGACCGTAACAAATTCATGTACGCGGTCGAGATGGCAGGTGCCAGGGTAAAAATCTTCACCAATGCCTTCAATCAAATAGGGGTGTACATTTTCGGGCTCTGAATAGATCGAGCCTTGGGGATCTACCCCAATGATCTGAATTTCAGGGTTTTGTTCATTGAGATATTTGCCCACACCACTGATGGTTCCACCCGTCCCTACCCCTGCGACGAAATGGGTAATTTTGCCCTCGGTCTGCTTCCAGATCTCAGGGCCTGTGGTCTCATAGTGGGCCAAAGGATTGTTCTGATTTTGGTATTGATTGGGCTGGTAGCCGCCAGGAATTTCACTGGCCAGACGTGTGGCGACACTGTAATAACTGCGGGGGTCTTCTGGCTCCACGGCGGTGGGGCAGGGAATGACCTCTGCGCCAAGCGCCCGCAAGGTATTGATCTTATCGATGCTGACCTTGTCAGGGCAGGTAAAAATGCACTTATAGCCCCGCAGCGCGGCAACCAAAGCCAGGCCCATGCCGGTATTGCCTGAGGTGGGTTCGACAATGGTACCCCCTGGCTTGAGCAGGCCTTCTCGTTCTGCCGCATCGAGCATATACTGCCCAATTCTGTCTTTGACGCTTCCACCGGGATTAAAATATTCAACTTTGACGAGCATTAAGGGTTTTACACCCTTGTTGACTTGATTGAGACGTACCAGGGGGGTATTTCCCATCAGTTCAAGGATATTATTGGCGTATTGCATACTGTTTCCTGTCTAAATAGAGGAGAAAGGCAACTCTCTCGGATTTAGTCTTTAGTTTAGCAGATTTTTAATATTTCTTAAATATCTGCGGTGGAAACGTAGGCTTTGAAAGCCTTCTGAACATTCCTGCCAGGGCAGGGAATTAAAACAGACGTTTCCACCAGGAAGTACCCTCTGTGCTTTCCTGCGCAGTGCACCAATTCACGACTATTTTGCGTTCTTCTGCAGTCATGGTGAGTGTGCCTTGGGGCGGCATTTTCAGGCTGCTGACTTCCTTGCTGATATTGTCGTGGTTGCTTACCATTTTGGAATTTGAAGGGTTCAATTGAACTTTCTGGTTTTGCCCTGTAATTTTTAAACTCAGGCTTCAGGTTTCTGCATCTGTTCGCTGCGGCGGATCAGCTCTGTACGGGG
The sequence above is drawn from the bacterium (Candidatus Blackallbacteria) CG13_big_fil_rev_8_21_14_2_50_49_14 genome and encodes:
- a CDS encoding alpha/beta hydrolase, which encodes MTEIELAFEKLGSGPPLICLHGLYGAGRNWRQIARALSSDFGIYLPDARNHGKSPWTEAISYPLMAKDLFNFMQRQGLEKPILLGHSMGGKTVMQFAFDYPQEAAGLIIVDVAARAYESEFHGHLLQSLLRLNLQTLSSRQEAEFLLESAVPDRGVRQFLLSSLQREDTNWRWKMNLSGLLKDLPKIMGAVPLPVHALSKEIPVLVMAGALSSYIQASDQLDFQQRFETFESIQIPGSGHWLHVEQPKLFLSELKIFLKRWFM